In Cyanobium sp. ATX 6F1, one DNA window encodes the following:
- a CDS encoding glycosyltransferase has protein sequence MERSPITSLPYLLWGALPLLVAALAPRGAEAWVLLAVLVWALGLSWRAEASQPLAARRSAVVVLALLGLRYLLWRLSSTLNLATPEAAGLSLLMLVAELVLLTNGFLQLGLTWFPHRPLAEPNAPPPAGPGEPAWPSVDVLVPSYGEPPELIERCLRGCLAIDYPHHRVWLLDDSGRPELQQLCARLGCRYLSRTDRIHAKAGNLNHALGHADGELVVVFDADVVPLEPFLRRTVGLFADPAVGFVQTPQSYMTADPVMRNLRLERWLMPDEESFYRWIEPTRAAVGAVVCAGTSFVVRRSALEVVGRFETGTASEDLATGIRITAAGYRNLYLDEKLSAGLAPLTAAAMARQRSRWASGTLQTLRTGANPLTIPGLSPLQRLAYLEGIQHWFNVIPQLLLLLMPLSLGLLGVVPIRLSAGGLLGIALPFYLGQLLLLGWFSRGSRSALMPELYRWIFLVPITAAVLATGFGHPQRFHVTPKALSPGRRPGPEPWLLVPLLALLAAQLLNLVHLVIGADPAREVAVAALTPAGQALGLVWSGLSVLLLLLALRTCWDRLPQSAAPWFARDQVVSLGDGASTWAARLRAIGEEGVELRLDSGAAPPGLGAILELVGLLPEATRLALRVERLDPAGRGGVRLGGRWHGLEGETRQALQRELYRRCGLWPTRQAPFEPRALLAAVLRLVSPLGGGGWFHRSLLPQNHRTAQVSASGQGGAGPLI, from the coding sequence ATGGAGCGATCTCCCATCACCTCCCTGCCCTATCTGCTCTGGGGGGCTCTGCCCCTGCTGGTGGCCGCCCTGGCCCCCCGTGGCGCCGAAGCCTGGGTGCTGCTGGCGGTGCTGGTCTGGGCCCTGGGGCTCTCCTGGCGCGCTGAGGCCAGCCAGCCCCTGGCGGCGCGGCGATCGGCGGTGGTGGTGCTGGCCCTGCTGGGGCTGCGCTATCTGCTCTGGCGGCTCAGCTCCACCCTCAACCTGGCCACACCGGAGGCCGCTGGGCTGAGCCTGCTGATGCTGGTGGCGGAGCTGGTGCTGCTGACCAATGGCTTCCTGCAGCTGGGCCTCACCTGGTTTCCCCATCGGCCGCTGGCCGAGCCGAACGCTCCGCCGCCGGCGGGGCCTGGGGAGCCCGCCTGGCCGAGCGTGGATGTGCTGGTTCCGAGCTACGGCGAGCCGCCGGAGCTGATCGAGCGTTGCCTGCGCGGTTGCCTGGCGATCGACTACCCCCACCACCGGGTGTGGCTGCTGGATGACAGCGGCCGGCCGGAGCTGCAGCAACTGTGCGCGCGTCTGGGTTGCCGTTACCTGAGCCGCACCGACAGGATCCACGCCAAGGCGGGCAACCTCAACCACGCCCTGGGGCACGCCGACGGCGAGCTGGTGGTGGTGTTCGATGCCGATGTGGTGCCGCTGGAGCCCTTCCTGCGGCGCACGGTGGGGCTGTTCGCCGACCCGGCCGTGGGCTTCGTGCAGACCCCCCAGTCGTACATGACGGCCGATCCGGTGATGCGCAACCTGCGCCTGGAGCGCTGGCTGATGCCCGATGAGGAGAGCTTCTACCGCTGGATCGAGCCAACCCGGGCGGCCGTGGGGGCGGTGGTCTGCGCCGGCACCTCCTTCGTGGTGCGCCGTTCGGCCCTGGAGGTGGTGGGACGCTTCGAAACCGGCACCGCCTCGGAGGATCTGGCCACCGGCATCCGGATCACCGCCGCCGGCTACCGCAACCTCTACCTCGACGAGAAGCTCAGCGCCGGCCTGGCCCCGCTGACGGCGGCGGCCATGGCACGCCAGCGCAGCCGCTGGGCCAGCGGCACCCTGCAGACCCTGCGCACCGGAGCCAACCCGCTCACGATCCCCGGGCTCAGCCCGCTGCAGCGCCTCGCCTACCTGGAGGGCATCCAGCACTGGTTCAACGTGATCCCCCAGTTGCTGCTGCTGCTGATGCCCCTGAGCCTGGGGCTGCTGGGGGTGGTGCCGATCCGGCTGAGCGCCGGCGGCTTGCTGGGGATCGCCCTGCCGTTTTACCTGGGCCAGCTGCTGCTGCTGGGTTGGTTCAGCCGCGGCTCCCGCTCCGCCCTCATGCCGGAGCTCTACCGCTGGATCTTCCTGGTGCCGATCACCGCGGCCGTGCTCGCCACCGGCTTCGGCCACCCGCAACGGTTCCATGTCACCCCCAAGGCGCTCAGTCCAGGCCGACGACCTGGCCCCGAGCCCTGGTTGCTGGTTCCACTGCTGGCGTTGCTGGCGGCGCAGCTGCTCAACCTGGTGCACCTGGTGATCGGGGCTGATCCGGCGCGTGAGGTTGCCGTTGCCGCCCTGACCCCCGCCGGCCAGGCCCTGGGGCTGGTGTGGTCGGGTTTGAGTGTGCTGCTGCTGCTGCTGGCCCTGCGCACCTGCTGGGACCGCCTGCCCCAGAGCGCGGCCCCCTGGTTCGCCCGCGACCAGGTCGTGAGCCTGGGCGATGGGGCCAGCACCTGGGCGGCCCGGCTGCGGGCGATCGGGGAGGAGGGGGTCGAGCTGCGGCTTGACTCCGGCGCGGCGCCCCCAGGGCTAGGGGCGATTCTTGAACTGGTGGGTCTCCTTCCTGAGGCGACGCGGTTGGCCTTGCGGGTGGAGCGGCTGGATCCGGCGGGGCGCGGCGGCGTGCGGCTGGGGGGGCGTTGGCACGGCCTGGAGGGCGAAACCCGCCAAGCCCTGCAACGGGAGCTCTACCGCCGCTGTGGCCTCTGGCCCACCCGCCAGGCGCCGTTCGAGCCCCGGGCACTGCTGGCGGCGGTCCTGCGGCTGGTGTCACCCCTGGGGGGAGGCGGCTGGTTCCACCGCAGCCTGTTGCCTCAGAACCACCGAACCGCTCAGGTGTCGGCGTCAGGGCAGGGCGGCGCGGGCCCGTTAATCTGA
- a CDS encoding sirohydrochlorin chelatase yields MVSPPAQQALSTLSASAQGGAPIGVMICGHGSRNRLAVAEFAQLAEGLRRQLPQIPVEYGYLEFARPILRDGLERLRQQGVGRVLAVPGMLFAAGHAKNDIPSVLNTYAAETGLQIDYGRELGIDLKMIQAAGARIREALDRAPVGPNGPIPLHDTLLVVVGRGSSDPDANSNVAKVTRMLVEGFGFGWGETLYSGVTFPLVEPGLRHVVRLGYRRILVFPYFLFSGVLVSRIRQHSERVAAEHPEVEFLPVDYLGDHPLVIDTFIERVEEVVRGDTNMNCSLCKYRAQVLGFEREVGAPQESHHHHVEGLCEACDLCENECTGACQSDGVPIPVAGHDHGPHHSHEHSHSHAHGPHHPPYPHADHPLGPRSLRTNPPEQEPPS; encoded by the coding sequence ATGGTTTCGCCCCCCGCGCAGCAGGCGCTCTCCACCCTCTCCGCCTCCGCTCAAGGCGGGGCTCCGATCGGCGTGATGATCTGCGGCCATGGCAGCCGCAACCGCCTGGCGGTGGCCGAGTTCGCCCAGCTGGCCGAGGGCCTGCGCCGCCAACTGCCCCAGATCCCGGTCGAATACGGCTACCTGGAGTTCGCCCGGCCGATCCTGCGGGATGGCCTGGAGCGCCTGCGGCAGCAAGGGGTGGGCCGGGTGCTGGCGGTGCCGGGGATGCTGTTCGCCGCCGGCCATGCCAAGAACGACATCCCCTCGGTGCTCAACACCTACGCCGCCGAGACCGGGCTGCAGATCGACTACGGCCGCGAACTGGGCATCGACCTCAAGATGATCCAGGCGGCCGGGGCGCGCATCCGCGAGGCCCTTGATCGCGCCCCAGTGGGACCAAATGGTCCCATCCCCCTGCACGACACCCTGCTGGTGGTGGTGGGCCGCGGTTCCTCCGATCCCGACGCCAACTCCAACGTCGCCAAGGTGACGCGGATGCTGGTGGAGGGCTTCGGCTTCGGCTGGGGCGAAACGCTCTATTCCGGTGTCACCTTCCCGCTGGTGGAACCGGGCCTGCGCCACGTGGTGCGGCTGGGCTACCGCCGCATCCTGGTCTTTCCCTATTTCCTGTTCTCGGGCGTGCTGGTGAGCCGCATCCGCCAGCACAGCGAGCGCGTGGCGGCCGAGCATCCCGAGGTGGAGTTCCTGCCGGTCGACTACCTGGGGGATCACCCGCTGGTGATCGACACCTTCATCGAGCGGGTGGAGGAGGTGGTGCGGGGCGACACCAACATGAACTGCTCCCTGTGCAAATACCGGGCCCAGGTGCTCGGCTTCGAGCGCGAGGTGGGCGCCCCCCAGGAGAGTCATCACCACCACGTCGAGGGGCTCTGTGAAGCCTGCGACCTCTGCGAGAACGAGTGCACCGGCGCCTGCCAGAGCGACGGCGTTCCGATCCCGGTGGCCGGCCACGACCACGGGCCTCACCACAGCCATGAGCACAGCCATAGCCATGCCCACGGCCCCCACCATCCGCCCTACCCCCACGCCGATCACCCCCTCGGACCCCGCAGCCTGAGGACGAACCCACCGGAGCAGGAACCGCCTTCCTGA
- a CDS encoding DUF2811 domain-containing protein: MEQTPRNQERDHLSRCIARQTADKPAVPDAASVSLEAEVPEVLFDGMREFIQAHPHWDQYRVMTSALAGFLFQNGCTDRTVAQHYLHGLFRRQGQP; the protein is encoded by the coding sequence ATGGAGCAGACGCCAAGGAACCAGGAACGTGACCACCTTTCCCGTTGCATCGCCCGCCAGACGGCTGATAAGCCCGCCGTTCCGGACGCCGCCAGCGTCAGCCTGGAAGCCGAGGTTCCCGAGGTCCTGTTCGATGGCATGCGGGAGTTCATCCAGGCTCACCCCCACTGGGATCAATACCGGGTGATGACCTCGGCCCTGGCCGGGTTCCTGTTCCAGAACGGCTGCACCGATCGCACCGTGGCCCAGCACTACCTGCACGGCCTGTTCCGGCGCCAGGGCCAGCCCTGA